A single Sander lucioperca isolate FBNREF2018 chromosome 24, SLUC_FBN_1.2, whole genome shotgun sequence DNA region contains:
- the clcn4 gene encoding H(+)/Cl(-) exchange transporter 4: MEAGEGVSSATPTEEMNGAGNLMDFLDEPFPDVGTYEDFHTIDWLREKSRDTDRHRKITSKSKESFWELIKSLLDAWSGWVVMLLIGLLSGTLAGVIDLAVDWMTDLKEGVCLSAFWYSHEQCCWTSNETTFDDRDKCPQWQKWAELMTGHAEGAGAYVLNYFLYVLWALLFSFLAVSLVRVFAPYACGSGIPEIKTILSGFIIRGYLGKWTLLIKTVTLVLAVSSGLSLGKEGPLVHVACCCGNLFCSLFSKYSKNEGKRREVLSAAAAAGVSVAFGAPIGGVLFSLEEVSYYFPLKTLWRSFFAALVAAFTLRSINPFGNSRLVLFYVEYHTPWYMAELVPFILLGVFGGLWGTLFIRANIAWCRRRKTTQLGKYPVLEVIAVTGITAVLAFPNPYTRRSTSELISELFNDCGALESSQLCDYINNPNMSRPVDDIPDRPAGPGVYNALWQLALALVFKIVITIFTFGMKIPSGLFIPSMAVGAIAGRIVGIAVEQMAYHHHDWIIFKNWCRPGADCVTPGLYAMVGAAACLGGVTRMTVSLVVIMFELTGGLEYIVPLMAAAVTSKWVADAFGKEGIYESHIQLNGYPYLDVRDEFTHRTLATDVMRPRRNDPPLAVLTQDTTTVEDVEALIKDTDYNGFPVVVSRESERLIGFVQRRDLTLAIKTARQKQDGVVSSSVVYFTEDAPQLPASNPQPLKLRRILNLSPFTVTDHTPMETVVDIFRKLGLRQCLVTRSGRLLGIITKKDVLRHMAQMMNQDPESIMFN; the protein is encoded by the exons ATGGAGGCCGGTGAAG GTGTCAGCAGTGCCACGCCCACGGAGGAGATGAACGGAGCTGGAAACTTGATGGATTTCCTGGACGAGCCTTTCCCTGACGTGGGCACGTATGAAGACTTCCACACCATCGACTGGCTGAGGGAGAAATCCAGAGACACGGACCGCCACCGCAAG ATCACCAGTAAGAGTAAGGAGTCCTTCTGGGAGCTGATCAAGAGCCTGCTGGACGCCTGGTCAGGATGGGTGGTGATGCTGCTCATCGGACTCCTCTCAG GGACGCTGGCCGGAGTGATCGACCTGGCGGTGGACTGGATGACAGATCTGAAGgaaggtgtgtgtctgtcggcCTTCTGGTACAGCCACGAGCAGTGCTGCTGGACGTCCAACGAGACCACGTTCGACGACCGGGACAAGTGTCCTCAGTGGCAGAAGTGGGCCGAGCTGATGACGGGCCACGCTGAG GGAGCGGGAGCCTACGTGTTGAACTACTTCCTGTACGTTCTGTGGGCTCTGCTGTTTTCCTTCCTGGCGGTGTCACTGGTGCGAGTGTTCGCTCCGTATGCCTGCGGGTCAGGAATCCCAGAG aTCAAGACAATCCTGAGCGGCTTCATCATCCGGGGCTACCTGGGGAAATGGACCCTGCTGATCAAGACGGTCACCCTGGTTCTGGCGGTGTCGTCGGGTCTCAGCCTGGGGAAGGAGGGCCCTCTGGTCCACGTGGCCTGCTGCTGTGGAAACCTCTTCTGCAGCCTCTTCTCCAAGTACAGCAAGAACGAGGGCAAGCGCCGAGAG GTGCTATCGGccgcagcagcagctggagtgTCGGTGGCCTTCGGTGCACCGATCGGAGGAGTTCTGTTCAGCCTGGAAGAG GTCAGTTACTACTTCCCTCTGAAGACTCTGTGGCGTTCGTTCTTCGCTGCCCTGGTCGCCGCCTTCACGCTGCGCTCCATCAACCCGTTCGGCAACAGCCGCCTGGTGCTCTTCTACGTGGAGTACCACACGCCGTGGTACATGGCTGAGCTGGTGCCGTTCATCCTGCTGGGCGTGTTTGGCGGCCTCTGGGGGACCCTCTTCATTCGGGCCAACATCGCCTGGTGCCGTCGAAGGAAGACCACCCAGCTGGGGAAGTACCCGGTCCTGGAGGTCATCGCCGTGACGGGTATCACCGCCGTGCTGGCGTTTCCAAACCCGTATACCCGTCGCAGCACCAGCGAGCTCATCTCGGAGCTTTTCAACGACTGCGGCGCGCTGGAGTCGTCACAGCTGTGTGATTATATCAATAACCCCAACATGAGTCGGCCGGTGGACGACATCCCGGACCGACCGGCGGGGCCCGGGGTCTACAACGCCCTCTGGCAGCTCGCCCTCGCTCTCGTCTTTAAAATTGTCATCACCATTTTCACCTTTGGCATGAAG ATCCCGTCAGGTCTCTTCATTCCCAGCATGGCTGTTGGAGCTATCGCAGGACGGATCGTCGGGATCGCCGTAGAGCAGATGGCGTACCACCACCACGACTGGATCATCTTCAAGAACTGGTGCCGGCCCGGCGCTGACTGTGTCACACCGGGACTCTACGCCATGGTGGGAGCCGCCGCCTGTCTGG GCGGGGTGACCAGGATGACCGTCTCCCTGGTGGTCATCATGTTTGAGCTCACTGGCGGTTTGGAGTACATCGTCCCCCTGATGGCCGCCGCTGTCACCAGCAAGTGGGTGGCGGACGCCTTTGGGAAGGAGGGCATCTACGAGTCTCACATCCAGCTCAACGGCTACCCCTACCTGGACGTCAGGGACGAGTTCACCCACCGCACGTTGGCCACCGACGTGATGCGGCCCCGCAGGAACGACCCCCCTCTGGCCGTCCTCACCCAGGACACCACCACGGTGGAGGACGTGGAGGCGCTGATCAAAGACACCGATTATAACGGCTTCCCGGTGGTCGTTTCCAGAGAGTCGGAGAGGCTCATCGGCTTCGTTCAGCGCCGGGATCTCACCCTGGCCATCA AAACCGCCCGTCAGAAGCAGGACGGCGTGGTGAGCAGCTCGGTGGTCTACTTCACCGAGGACGCGCCCCAGCTGCCAGCCAGCAACCCGCAGCCACTGAAGCTGCGACGCATCCTGAACCTCAGCCCGTTCACCGTCACCGACCACACGCCCATGGAGACGGTCGTGGACATCTTCCGCAAGCTGGGCCTCCGCCAGTGTCTTGTCACCAGGAGCGG GCGTCTCCTGGGCATCATCACCAAGAAGGACGTCCTGCGACACATGGCTCAAATGATGAACCAGGATCCAGAGTCCATCATGTTCAATTAG